The following are from one region of the Chanos chanos chromosome 10, fChaCha1.1, whole genome shotgun sequence genome:
- the ywhaqb gene encoding tyrosine 3-monooxygenase/tryptophan 5-monooxygenase activation protein, theta polypeptide b, which yields MDRTELIQKAKLAEQAERYDDMASAMKEVTERGAELSNEERNLLSVAYKNVVGARRSAWRVISSIEQKTEGSDKKLQMVKEYREKVESELRDICNDVLELLSKYLIENSSNAESKVFYLKMKGDYYRYLAEVASGDNKKATIENSQEAYQQAFDISKTEMQPTHPIRLGLALNFSVFFYEILNSPEQACSLAKQAFDEAIAELDTLNEESYKDSTLIMQLLRDNLTLWTSDNAADEGEGGEGADN from the exons ATGGATAGAACAGAGCTTATTCAGAAGGCGAAGTTGGCGGAGCAGGCCGAGCGTTACGATGACATGGCGTCCGCGATGAAGGAGGTGACGGAGCGCGGAGCCGAGCTTTCGAATGAGGAGAGAAACCTGCTGTCTGTTGCCTACAAGAACGTGGTTGGAGCCCGGAGATCTGCTTGGAGGGTCATCTCGAGCATCGAACAGAAGACCGAAGGAAGCGATAAGAAGCTTCAGATGGTTAAAGAATACCGGGAGAAGGTGGAGTCTGAACTCCGAGACATCTGCAATGATGTATTG gaaTTGTTGAGCAAATATTTAATCGAGAACTCTTCAAATGCCGAAAGCAAGGTCTTCTATCTGAAGATGAAGGGAGACTACTACAGATACCTTGCCGAAGTTGCCTCTGGAGACAACAAGAAAG CAACCATAGAGAATTCTCAGGAAGCTTACCAGCAAGCATTTGACATTAGCAAGACAGAAATGCAGCCAACACACCCCATACGCCTTGGCCTGGCCCTCAACTTCTCCGTCTTCTTCTATGAGATCCTCAACTCTCCAGAACAGGCCTGCTCTCTGGCCAAACAG GCGTTTGACGAGGCCATTGCAGAACTCGATACGTTGAACGAGGAGTCATACAAGGACAGCACTCTCATCATGCAGCTGCTAAGAGACAATCTGACA TTATGGACGTCTGACAACGCTGCTGATGAAGGAGAAGGTGGAGAGGGAGCAGAtaactaa